ACCCGCGACTGGGCgtgccctccccgacgggttcttccccccacccgtcatttctctccccccctttaaaaacccttattaaaaaacctatgtacaaaaccccataacTTTGAGGGACAGGAAGAAAAGCTCAACCAACAGGAGGGTGACATAAAAGAAATGTGAGTCTAAATGCCAGAACTGTAGTGTGAAAAAGCATGTCaggcaaaatacaggtagtcctcgacttatgaccccgaTTGAGCCCGAAatgtctattgttaagtgagacgttagttacgtgagttttgtcccatgttacgacctttcttgccagagttgttaagtgaatctggcttccccatgaacTTGgtttctcagaaggttgcaaaaggggatcaaaggagactgcaaatgtcataaatatgaaccacttgccaagcatctgaattttgatcacatgatcagggggatgctggaaaggtcgtaactatgaaaaacagtcataggtcacttttttcagtaccgtttttactttgaatggttactaaccAGGCTGTTGTAAGTCTAGGTCAGTCTCTTGTCTGAGATGCTAttggtccatgatggcgaacctatggccacAACTGTCACGCGGAGCAACCTCTGCTGGCACGTGAGCCAACgcccaggtcagctccaccgcgcatgcccACACTCTGGCGGTTGCCCACAcctccggccagctgatttttgtgtgtctggtgtgtgcacatgtgcagggggtgggtgggtgtgacaccccccccaatcccatttttggttccaggaggcttcagggaggcccacTAGCATCAAAACgggggttgcatgcacatgcgtggggggagtGCAGAGGGTCGTGTATGCATAGGTGGGggcagggggagtgcaggggatgcgcaacgcatgcacaggggtggggcctgcggagggcattgcattatgggtgtcaaCACACAAGCACTTGCtgttctcctgcctgagcagggggctggactagaagacctccaaggtcccttccagctatattactattactattactattactagtctagtctagtctatgtcACTTttatcaatgctgttgtaacttcaagcagtcactaaacaaatcttgtaagtcaagaactgtctGTATAATATATAGGAGTTAAAACTACACAGCTGCTACTCACATGGGAGTCTGAGAGCCGGTTTGAATGTCCTGCTGACCATAAACGTTCTGCATGCTAAGGATGCTGGCCAGGATGATGACTCCAGGGAACCCTGCAGAATGAGAGAAGACACAGTGAGGGACTCCAAAGTGAGACTTTAGCAGGCATACACAGACAGGCCTCGACTTACatccgttcatttagtgatggttcgaagttacaacgtcactgaaaaaaagtaacttcttgtgaccgtttttcacatttacgaccattgaagcatcccccCACCCCATGGTCACGACATTTAtttccagacacttggcaactgactcatatttatgacgggggcCGTGTCcccagatcacatgatccccttgtgcaaccttctgagaagcaaagtcagtggggaagccagagataaaccaggttattaacttaagaactgcaatgattcacttaacaagaaatgttatggcaagaaaagtcataaaatgaggcaaaacacactccacaaatgtctcccttagcaacataaattttgggctcaattatggccgtgagttgaggactacctgtacaatagttcctctacgtcaaatacctgaccttcggacattccgtcgcgaactgaagacacatctctttattcgcgcggggctggcttaaattggatttttaatgtgaaattttattaattttaaacggggtttaaaattacggtaattttaatttcaggctaattttaaataagttttttaaatggtattttaacctgtatatttgtattgctggttttatcttgcctgtacaccgccctgagtccttcgggagaagggcggtataaaaatcaaataaaataaataaagcaataaataataaagcaattaCATTTAGAAGATTCAGCCTCCATCCTGAAGACCTACATGTTGAAGGTGGCACCTTCTTTGGAAGTCTTTAATCCAGAAGACTCAATGGTGAGTGTCCAGATGGAAGGCAGGTTACTCTCAGGGGCCCTGTGTCTATCTTTCACCTGGTCTGGGGAACTTAAAGGAATCCCAATGTTTAAAGaatcttcccccctctctctaatTGGAAAGAAATCTGCTTGCACCTTTTCCATGCAAGACATTTTATTCAAAGGCAGTaacaagggaggtactaataccactctataaacttagtaagaccacacctagagtcctgcgtccagttttggtcaccacactataaaaaagatgctgagactctagaaagagtgcagagaagagcaaccaggatgatgaggggactggaggctaaaacatacaatgaacggttgcaggaactgggcctggctagtctagtgaagagaaggaccaggggagacaggatagcagccttccaatacttgaggggctgccacaaagaagaggggatcaagctgttctccaaggcacctgaaggccagacaaggaataatggatggaaactgatcgaggagagattcaacctggaaataaggagaaatttcctgacagtgagaaccatcaacccatggaacagaagttgccttcagaaattgtgggagcttcatccctagaagcttccaagaagagactgggctgccatctgtcagaaatggtgtagggtctcttgcttgggctgGGTGggagggtggactagatgacctacaagatcccttccaagtcttattctgttgttattattcacTTTTATGCGCTACAGTCCACCATCAGATGTAACGGAGTGACTAACCTGATGTAGCATTTAAGTTTGGGTGAgatagggaggggagggaagactgACGACTGAAGGCctgctggccagggaattctgggagttgaaatccacaaatcttaaacgtGTCAGAATTGGGAAAcaaatacgaccacaattgagcccaacatttctgttgttaagtgagacatttgctaaatgagttttaccccattttacaatctttctggccacagttaactgtgaatcactgccgtggttaagttagtaacacagttgttaagtgaatctggcttatccattgactttgttcatcTGGAGGttaacaaaaggggatcacgtgaccctgggacaccgcaacagTAGTAgtgaccagttgccaagtgtccaaattttgatcacatgacctcaggatgctacaatggttgaaagtgtgaagaacggtcgtaattttttcaatgctgttgtaactttgaaccgtcactaaatgaactattgcaaaacaaggactacctgtattttagaaCAGGAATTTTCtaaacttgggaactttaagactaatggacttcaattctgggagttgaagtccacaagtcttaaagttgctaagtttggagatcTCAGCTTTGGAGAACAAGAACTCTGAATTTGTAGCAAGACTAGATCagttgctagaatagaatagaatagaatagaatagaatagaatagaatagaatagaatagaatagaatagaataataactttattgtcactttggatgtacactaatcagcatacattaaaatgaaatttcattgcatacagctctcagagggtcaccacctccattaTGCACTACAATATGCTCTATACCTTCCCTACAGGGTTTGTGTTATGTGAAAACTGTAAGAGGGTGTGCTGTGGACACTGCTTTGTTATGTTCCTGGAAGTTAGGAAAgataggacagacagacagacagacagacagatagatgagagagagagagagagagagagatgaaagatagaAGTCAAACTATTGTCCTTGTTAATATCTCCTTTCTACTACTCAGATATGACTTCTTTCTCCCACTGCTCAGTGCAACTAATTTTTCAACCAGATGCACAAGCTGCATTTCTTGTTTTGGAAAGCAAACAAGAGACAAAGGAACTCATGATGTGTTTTTCCAATACAGGCAGTGTACAAATCCTTACCCCACCCCGCAGCACACAGCTTGAGCAGATAACGCCTTATGTAGGAGTTGTAGACTTTGATCACCAGCAGGTAGAGGTGGAAGCCCTCGATGGCCATCCAGGTCAAACTGCAGAGCAAGGAGTAGTGAAGGAAGGCAGCCAGGATCCTACACCACCACAGATGGACAACCAAAGTCTT
The sequence above is a segment of the Ahaetulla prasina isolate Xishuangbanna unplaced genomic scaffold, ASM2864084v1 Contig255, whole genome shotgun sequence genome. Coding sequences within it:
- the LOC131187311 gene encoding adhesion G-protein coupled receptor G5-like gives rise to the protein MAIEGFHLYLLVIKVYNSYIRRYLLKLCAAGWGFPGVIILASILSMQNVYGQQDIQTGSQTPICWITSSILKHITIVYIGGTVFFNMVILVMVVQKLRQLRARPLH